From Polynucleobacter difficilis, a single genomic window includes:
- the rpsF gene encoding 30S ribosomal protein S6: MRHYEIVFIVHPDQSEQVPAMIDRYKAVLATSGGKVHRIEDWGRRQMAYMIDKLAKAHYVCMNIECDQKTLEELEHAFKFNDAVLRHLIIKMKKAESEPSIMMKEVQREEARKQAQTDAPVATA; the protein is encoded by the coding sequence ATGCGTCATTATGAAATCGTTTTTATCGTCCATCCGGACCAAAGCGAGCAAGTGCCCGCGATGATTGATCGTTACAAAGCCGTATTGGCTACCAGTGGCGGAAAAGTCCATCGCATTGAAGATTGGGGTCGTCGTCAGATGGCTTACATGATCGACAAGTTGGCCAAAGCCCACTACGTTTGCATGAATATCGAGTGTGACCAGAAGACTCTGGAAGAGCTTGAGCATGCGTTCAAATTTAACGATGCTGTTTTGCGTCACCTCATCATCAAGATGAAGAAGGCCGAGTCTGAGCCATCGATCATGATGAAAGAAGTGCAGCGCGAAGAAGCCCGCAAGCAAGCTCAAACCGACGCACCTGTTGCAACGGCCTAA
- the rplI gene encoding 50S ribosomal protein L9, with translation MQIILLEKVINLGNLGDVVRVKDGYARNFLIPQRKARRATEAAIADFATRRAELEKVAAEKLAAAQAIGQKLAGLVLEIGQKAGVDGRLFGSVTNHDIADAMKAKGFVIEKASVRMPTGPLKMVGDHPVAVAVHTDVVVDINIRVVGEQA, from the coding sequence ATGCAAATTATCCTTTTAGAAAAAGTTATTAATCTGGGCAACCTCGGCGATGTTGTTCGCGTTAAAGACGGTTACGCTCGCAACTTCTTAATTCCACAACGTAAAGCCCGTCGCGCTACTGAAGCAGCAATTGCTGACTTTGCTACACGCCGTGCTGAGCTCGAGAAAGTGGCTGCTGAAAAATTAGCTGCTGCCCAAGCAATTGGTCAAAAGTTGGCTGGTTTGGTATTGGAAATCGGTCAAAAGGCCGGTGTTGATGGCCGTTTGTTTGGTTCTGTAACCAACCACGACATCGCGGATGCCATGAAAGCCAAAGGCTTTGTGATTGAGAAAGCGTCTGTACGCATGCCAACCGGCCCACTGAAAATGGTTGGCGATCATCCCGTTGCAGTCGCAGTGCACACCGATGTCGTCGTCGATATCAACATTCGTGTTGTTGGTGAGCAGGCCTAA
- the rpsR gene encoding 30S ribosomal protein S18: MAFGKKPDFKKKPAQNPLFKRKRYCRFTVGGVEQIDYKDVDTLKDFIGENAKITPARLTGTKAKFQRQLDTAIKRARYLALLPFSDQHKK; this comes from the coding sequence ATGGCGTTTGGAAAGAAACCCGATTTCAAAAAGAAGCCCGCGCAAAACCCATTGTTTAAGCGTAAGCGTTATTGCCGTTTCACCGTTGGCGGAGTTGAGCAGATTGACTACAAAGACGTGGATACATTAAAAGACTTCATTGGCGAGAATGCCAAGATCACGCCAGCGCGTTTGACTGGCACGAAAGCGAAATTTCAGCGTCAGCTGGATACCGCGATCAAGCGTGCGCGCTATTTGGCTTTATTGCCATTCTCCGATCAACACAAGAAATAA
- the dnaB gene encoding replicative DNA helicase: protein MADQRPRSVTLNPGMAGSGDAAVQALKVPPHSVEAEQSLLGGLLLDNTAWDRLGAALSDKDFYRPEHALIYKVIQRLVGDNHPADVITVHEAIKSEQGGDLVGIDYLNSLAQSTPSAANIKGYAEIVRDRSILRRLIEVSDNIVNSAFVPEGRSVRTLLDEAESRILQIGEEGNRKADYLEIEPLLREVVARIDELYNRQGGSDITGIATGFIDLDKQTSGLQKGDLVIVAGRPSMGKAQPLDAKIKTPDGWKSMGELRFGDKLASIDGLSSFVTGVYPQGQKQIYQVTFSDGRQAECCDEHLWRVMYRDWAEPRVISTARLIEMLACVRYRNRLWIEPVSGDFGHSEELPIHPWVLGAFLGDGTLALSHSSVMFSTKSPELVERINALAGYEMELVHANAYDWRLVSKERIAVNGERVAVKTNYFRSALNDLGVLGSRSFDKSIPAVYLEANKSARLALFQGLMDTDGWIEKWGSIRFCTVSKQLADDVTALARSLGGFCSIATKQSKYTYKGEQKQGRLAYVLNMSFAAGFEAFTLPEKKVRLRSSWDRQRRLTFQSIKPSRVAQAQCISVSHPSRTYVTNEYVVTHNTAFALNIAENVALAEGLPVVVFSMEMSGSQLASRLLGSVGRVDQSRMRTGKLNDDEWPRVTDAIARLSNTQILIDETGSLSSLELRARARRIARNFGGTLGLVVIDYLQLMSGSGGSSSENRATEISEISRSLKSLAKELQCPVVALSQLNRGLEQRPNKRPIMSDLRESGAIEQDADLIMFIYRDEVYHADTTTDKGIAEIIIGKQRNGPIGTIRLSWQGPYTKFDNLAMGSPGFSSGGYEPF, encoded by the coding sequence ATGGCTGATCAACGTCCCCGTTCCGTTACGCTAAATCCTGGCATGGCGGGATCTGGGGATGCAGCCGTGCAGGCCCTCAAAGTTCCTCCCCATTCAGTAGAGGCCGAGCAATCCCTACTTGGCGGATTACTACTGGATAACACCGCCTGGGATCGCCTAGGCGCAGCGCTATCGGACAAAGACTTTTACCGTCCTGAGCACGCCTTAATTTACAAAGTTATTCAGCGCCTGGTTGGTGATAACCACCCAGCCGATGTCATTACCGTTCATGAAGCCATTAAATCCGAGCAGGGTGGCGATCTAGTTGGCATTGATTACCTGAACTCATTGGCACAAAGCACCCCTAGCGCCGCCAATATCAAAGGCTATGCCGAGATTGTGCGCGACCGCAGCATTCTGCGCCGCTTAATTGAAGTTTCAGACAACATTGTTAACTCTGCTTTTGTCCCTGAGGGTCGTTCTGTGCGAACGCTGCTCGATGAGGCGGAGTCCCGTATTTTGCAAATCGGTGAAGAGGGCAATCGCAAAGCCGATTATTTGGAAATCGAACCCTTGCTGCGCGAAGTCGTTGCGCGCATTGATGAGCTCTACAACCGCCAAGGCGGTAGTGATATCACCGGTATCGCAACCGGCTTTATTGATCTTGATAAGCAAACGAGTGGCTTGCAAAAGGGTGATTTAGTCATTGTGGCTGGAAGACCCTCGATGGGTAAGGCTCAGCCCCTGGATGCAAAAATTAAGACCCCAGATGGCTGGAAGTCCATGGGCGAGCTGCGCTTTGGTGACAAACTTGCATCGATTGATGGTTTGAGTTCATTTGTGACTGGCGTATATCCGCAAGGTCAAAAACAAATTTACCAAGTGACGTTTTCAGATGGTCGTCAAGCGGAATGCTGTGACGAACATCTGTGGCGCGTGATGTACCGCGATTGGGCAGAACCTCGCGTCATTAGCACGGCACGTTTAATTGAAATGCTTGCTTGCGTACGTTATCGCAATCGCCTATGGATTGAGCCAGTGTCGGGTGACTTTGGCCACTCGGAAGAGTTACCGATTCATCCTTGGGTGCTAGGCGCCTTTTTGGGTGACGGTACTTTAGCCTTGTCTCATAGCAGCGTTATGTTCTCGACGAAATCCCCTGAGCTAGTTGAGCGTATCAATGCGCTTGCAGGTTACGAGATGGAACTCGTTCATGCGAATGCGTACGACTGGCGCCTCGTTTCAAAAGAGCGGATTGCAGTGAATGGCGAGCGAGTTGCCGTCAAGACCAATTACTTCAGATCGGCCCTCAATGACCTTGGTGTTTTAGGCTCTCGAAGTTTTGATAAGAGTATTCCTGCCGTGTATTTGGAGGCTAATAAATCAGCGCGCCTTGCTTTATTTCAGGGCCTAATGGATACCGATGGCTGGATCGAGAAGTGGGGCTCCATTCGTTTCTGTACTGTAAGCAAGCAATTGGCTGATGATGTCACCGCATTGGCTCGATCCTTGGGTGGGTTTTGTTCGATTGCAACTAAACAAAGTAAGTACACCTACAAAGGTGAACAAAAGCAGGGTCGCTTGGCATACGTTTTAAATATGAGCTTTGCAGCAGGCTTTGAAGCTTTTACATTGCCTGAGAAAAAAGTGCGACTGAGAAGCAGTTGGGATCGGCAACGCAGGCTTACGTTTCAATCGATTAAGCCATCCCGAGTTGCACAAGCGCAATGCATATCGGTGAGTCACCCCTCTCGAACCTATGTCACCAATGAGTACGTTGTGACACACAATACGGCCTTTGCATTAAACATCGCTGAGAACGTGGCGCTTGCTGAAGGGCTACCAGTCGTCGTGTTCTCGATGGAGATGTCGGGCTCCCAATTGGCATCGCGTTTATTGGGTTCGGTCGGACGCGTTGATCAATCCAGAATGCGTACCGGCAAACTCAATGACGATGAGTGGCCACGCGTAACGGATGCGATTGCACGCCTCAGTAATACCCAAATTTTGATTGACGAGACGGGATCACTATCCAGTTTAGAGTTACGTGCACGAGCACGGCGCATTGCCCGTAATTTTGGCGGCACACTGGGTTTGGTGGTGATTGATTACTTGCAGCTCATGAGTGGTAGCGGCGGATCCAGCTCTGAAAACCGCGCTACCGAAATCTCCGAGATCTCGCGCTCATTGAAGTCGCTTGCGAAAGAGTTGCAGTGCCCGGTAGTTGCATTGTCACAGTTAAACCGCGGCCTGGAGCAGCGCCCCAATAAGCGCCCGATCATGTCCGACCTGCGTGAATCCGGCGCGATCGAGCAAGATGCCGATTTAATTATGTTCATCTACCGTGATGAGGTCTATCACGCTGATACCACTACCGACAAAGGCATTGCCGAGATCATTATCGGTAAGCAGCGTAATGGCCCAATTGGAACGATTCGGCTGAGCTGGCAAGGTCCATATACGAAGTTTGATAACTTAGCGATGGGTTCCCCGGGCTTTTCTTCTGGTGGTTACGAGCCGTTTTAA
- the lexA gene encoding transcriptional repressor LexA: MDINTAELLDLPKLTPRQAEILALITSAIQESGLPPTRAEIATCLGFASANAAEEHLRALARKGYIELTPGTSRGIRIAQQHSHPFQFGRSQQMSLPSGALQQLTLPLIGRVAAGSPIMAVEHIEKYVPIDPSLFSKGADYLLKVKGMSMRDAGILDGDYLAVHKTTEVRNGDIVVARIDDEVTVKRWLQKKGSNGLVIELQAENPDFKNITVDARQPNFAIEGQAVGLIRANGL, translated from the coding sequence ATGGACATAAACACAGCTGAATTGCTCGATTTACCCAAATTAACACCCCGCCAGGCAGAAATCCTGGCCTTGATCACTTCCGCGATACAGGAAAGCGGTTTACCGCCCACCCGCGCTGAAATCGCCACTTGCCTTGGCTTCGCATCGGCCAATGCGGCGGAAGAACATTTGCGCGCCCTAGCTCGCAAAGGCTATATCGAACTCACACCAGGCACCTCGCGCGGCATCCGCATAGCGCAGCAGCACAGCCACCCTTTTCAATTCGGCCGATCGCAGCAAATGTCCCTACCGTCGGGGGCGCTTCAGCAACTCACGCTGCCATTGATTGGACGCGTTGCAGCGGGCTCGCCCATCATGGCAGTGGAGCACATTGAAAAGTATGTGCCGATTGACCCTAGCTTATTTAGCAAAGGGGCGGATTACTTGCTGAAAGTAAAAGGTATGAGCATGCGCGACGCCGGTATTTTGGATGGCGATTATTTGGCCGTACACAAAACAACCGAGGTGCGCAACGGGGATATTGTGGTGGCCCGCATTGATGATGAAGTCACGGTTAAACGCTGGCTGCAGAAAAAAGGCAGCAATGGGCTTGTGATTGAATTGCAGGCTGAGAATCCCGACTTTAAAAACATCACTGTAGATGCAAGGCAGCCCAATTTCGCGATTGAAGGCCAAGCCGTTGGCCTGATTCGGGCAAACGGCCTTTAA
- a CDS encoding asparaginase domain-containing protein, whose protein sequence is MKSPNQHVLVIGMGGTIAGLAQNPKNPSAYRAGQVALEALIVTLQSSNRVAQGEIRTQQLASIDSRDLSDALLTQLGLAVRAALDNPLVLGVVVTHGTDTIEETGLFLDAVCSKQAERLGKRVVLTGAMLPSNHPQADGPLNLQAALHWAQMDLQTCPAGVFGIFAGRVCLARDLAKRHTSDLNAPLRDALSSPIHLINPSWLARIRRIQIDSGPDMPIPAEDAWPWVEILTSHAGARPETVLHWQNQAIQGLVIAGTGMGGVHAAWLKPLHTLAEKGVAIAKASRVGAGHVHLHLPETDPAGWVAAGSLTAPKARIALQLALYAAAEAKLGGKSMTWQDFFARIAVLPE, encoded by the coding sequence ATGAAATCCCCCAATCAGCATGTTTTGGTTATTGGCATGGGTGGCACGATTGCCGGTCTTGCCCAGAATCCAAAAAATCCATCCGCCTACCGTGCGGGCCAAGTAGCCCTTGAAGCCCTTATTGTGACCCTGCAGTCCAGCAATCGAGTCGCGCAGGGCGAAATCCGGACACAGCAGCTTGCCAGCATCGATAGCCGGGACTTGAGTGATGCTCTACTAACCCAGCTAGGCCTTGCAGTGCGGGCAGCACTGGATAATCCCCTGGTTCTTGGGGTGGTGGTCACCCACGGTACCGACACCATTGAAGAGACCGGACTGTTTCTGGATGCTGTTTGCAGTAAGCAGGCCGAGCGCCTAGGTAAGCGGGTTGTTTTGACCGGGGCAATGCTGCCGTCAAACCACCCGCAAGCGGATGGCCCACTCAATCTGCAAGCCGCCCTGCATTGGGCTCAAATGGATCTTCAAACTTGCCCAGCCGGTGTCTTTGGCATCTTTGCTGGCCGGGTCTGCTTGGCTCGCGACCTGGCTAAGCGCCATACCAGCGATCTCAACGCACCGCTGCGCGATGCACTTAGCAGCCCGATTCATTTGATCAACCCTTCGTGGTTAGCGCGTATTCGGCGCATACAGATAGATTCGGGCCCGGATATGCCGATTCCAGCGGAGGACGCTTGGCCTTGGGTTGAAATCCTGACTAGCCATGCTGGCGCCAGACCAGAAACAGTGTTGCATTGGCAAAACCAAGCAATTCAGGGGCTGGTGATTGCGGGAACCGGCATGGGCGGTGTGCATGCCGCTTGGCTTAAGCCTCTGCATACCCTGGCGGAGAAGGGGGTGGCGATTGCCAAAGCCTCTCGCGTGGGCGCAGGGCATGTTCACCTTCATTTGCCAGAAACGGATCCCGCGGGCTGGGTGGCCGCAGGCAGCCTAACCGCCCCCAAAGCCAGAATTGCCTTGCAATTGGCCTTATATGCCGCCGCAGAAGCCAAGCTGGGCGGTAAATCCATGACTTGGCAGGATTTTTTTGCTAGAATCGCAGTCTTGCCTGAATAA
- the priB gene encoding primosomal replication protein N: MALNQFTLTAALVSKDAIRFTPAGLPVVYCQLDYVGEVMEVERPRKIQMSVEAIAIGPVHQVLAQMDLGAQAVFTGFMAPKTIRNQRLVFHINHIQLQS; encoded by the coding sequence ATGGCGTTGAATCAATTCACCCTAACTGCTGCCTTGGTATCCAAAGACGCAATTCGATTTACCCCAGCCGGTTTACCCGTTGTTTATTGCCAGCTTGATTATGTTGGCGAAGTGATGGAAGTAGAGCGGCCCAGGAAAATCCAAATGAGCGTGGAAGCCATTGCAATTGGCCCTGTACACCAGGTGCTGGCGCAAATGGACTTAGGAGCCCAGGCAGTATTTACCGGATTCATGGCCCCCAAAACGATACGCAATCAGCGCTTGGTCTTTCATATAAACCACATTCAATTACAAAGTTAA